A window of the Novipirellula caenicola genome harbors these coding sequences:
- a CDS encoding DUF4339 domain-containing protein, which translates to MGAGWYYITSGWLRKTRRVGPISEADLLHLIDEGKIVPETLLLSSKTKGKWVPMNAIAPAMDRWNQTHAKASSE; encoded by the coding sequence ATGGGTGCGGGATGGTACTACATCACTAGTGGTTGGCTGCGTAAGACGCGACGGGTCGGGCCGATTTCAGAGGCGGATCTACTGCATCTGATTGACGAGGGAAAGATTGTTCCGGAAACGCTGTTGCTAAGTAGTAAGACCAAGGGGAAATGGGTTCCGATGAATGCGATTGCTCCGGCAATGGATCGTTGGAATCAAACGCATGCCAAGGCATCCTCGGAATAG
- a CDS encoding DUF6690 family protein — translation MRIRTAAAIAALVGGPYVVSETDMGQKTVSSIKRQFETTEAAISSGDSVLSSSSDYAVHSHYEVEQLRGNRETRYRYDHELARKLGAIPEKPENEPNLVGTTVQDLREVIRFDINPEWIISRFSRVTTVLADMKMEGLRVPIVTGTQANDLAGTLTYYFDTSGKVQRITVHGFTGDPSKMAAIMTEHYGLSREPSLEAGVFTRRWNGVPVHFLRLTHAPVVYSDAIHQKYTVFVELNQPNLAFGISPEAQRIVNADHYSGRW, via the coding sequence ATGCGAATTCGAACCGCTGCCGCGATCGCCGCGCTCGTGGGAGGCCCCTACGTCGTCTCGGAAACGGATATGGGGCAGAAAACGGTTTCCTCGATCAAACGTCAATTCGAAACCACCGAAGCCGCGATCAGTTCAGGCGATTCAGTGCTGTCGAGCTCATCGGACTACGCCGTGCACTCGCATTACGAGGTCGAACAGCTGCGTGGCAACCGCGAAACGCGTTACCGCTACGACCACGAACTCGCTCGTAAACTAGGCGCGATTCCCGAGAAGCCTGAGAACGAGCCCAATCTGGTGGGCACCACCGTCCAGGATCTACGCGAAGTGATCCGCTTCGACATCAACCCCGAATGGATCATTAGTCGCTTTTCGCGTGTGACCACCGTTTTGGCGGACATGAAGATGGAGGGGCTGCGAGTGCCGATCGTCACTGGGACTCAGGCGAATGATTTGGCGGGGACGCTAACTTATTACTTCGACACCAGCGGGAAAGTCCAACGGATCACCGTGCACGGGTTCACGGGCGACCCGAGCAAGATGGCGGCGATCATGACCGAACATTACGGTTTGTCCCGCGAACCTTCGCTCGAAGCAGGGGTGTTCACCCGGCGCTGGAACGGCGTGCCCGTTCATTTTCTGCGACTGACTCATGCCCCGGTTGTCTATAGCGATGCCATTCACCAAAAGTACACGGTGTTCGTCGAACTGAATCAACCCAACTTGGCCTTCGGTATCAGTCCCGAAGCTCAGCGGATCGTCAATGCCGATCACTACAGCGGTCGTTGGTAG
- a CDS encoding serine/threonine-protein kinase, with protein sequence MSSATLSKLQKITQWSTGHRARRWMRMWILLLIIAAALVVFLNYRIRGAMQEMTRRSLQSILSAKLSVFDQWCGQQMASVTDAMQSAKRKSLAIEILNSHASRHPVSPERLQTDPNLVPFASDVADAVPHDQVVGWVLIDIDGRVLGSDLTSLLGQDLRLPTDALEKMISRQSTLTRPFRSPTPVSRSGPLSESEPAVIAAITPVVQGARTLGGFLYLMDPAADFSELFSTPVDSPVAESYVIDRRGVMLTRMPSQHESSSPAAVDSASFASSILNQVVQVPVEQESIESASIHSAANRSSSRPLTVLADQLTRGGQGEDVVGYRDYRGDEVVGAWRWLPEYGMGVAVEMKLRDVYGPLLTLSRIHWTLAMSLILGAVLLGTLHQFGPTLSRSLAQTDSVRQLGQYKLGQLIGEGAMGSVYLGSHQLLKREVAIKVLEKEELTSTTASRFAREVQLTSQLRHPNTIAIFDYGQTDDGTFYYVMEYVHGITLQALIDQYGRQPAGRVISLLIQMCGSLAEAHTRAIVHRDIKPANIILTEVSGVGDLIKVLDFGLVKEITRDTVELTQVDSITGTPMYMSPEAVRDASAADAQSDLYSVGAVGYALLAGVPLFEGGASVDICLKQLNEVPLRPAERIGVPLADDLQNVLMSCLQKDAHQRPMSMDELADTLRACEDYGGWTQVDSVHWWNHRFDGGDDAEISHATAAFGSTATSDAGRTSDATAVSGPATTAPPRDFSG encoded by the coding sequence TTGTCATCTGCCACTTTGTCGAAATTGCAAAAGATCACCCAGTGGTCGACGGGGCATCGGGCTCGACGCTGGATGCGGATGTGGATCTTGCTATTGATCATTGCCGCAGCATTGGTCGTGTTTCTGAATTATCGGATTCGCGGTGCGATGCAAGAGATGACGCGTCGCTCGCTGCAGTCCATCTTGTCTGCCAAGCTAAGCGTTTTTGACCAGTGGTGTGGTCAACAAATGGCGTCGGTGACGGATGCGATGCAATCCGCAAAACGCAAATCGCTCGCCATTGAAATCTTAAATTCCCATGCGTCCCGTCATCCGGTCTCGCCCGAGCGGTTACAGACCGATCCCAATCTTGTTCCGTTCGCCAGCGATGTTGCCGACGCCGTCCCTCACGATCAAGTGGTCGGCTGGGTGCTGATCGATATCGATGGGCGAGTGCTGGGCAGCGATTTGACCTCACTGCTTGGCCAAGATTTGAGGCTTCCGACTGACGCACTGGAAAAAATGATTTCGCGTCAGAGCACGTTGACGCGCCCTTTTCGGTCGCCGACGCCGGTAAGTCGATCTGGACCGCTGTCTGAGTCAGAGCCGGCGGTGATTGCCGCGATCACTCCGGTGGTTCAAGGGGCTCGCACGCTCGGCGGTTTTCTGTACTTGATGGATCCAGCGGCGGATTTCAGTGAGTTGTTCTCGACACCGGTGGATAGTCCGGTTGCCGAATCGTACGTCATCGACCGTCGCGGTGTGATGTTAACGCGTATGCCAAGCCAGCATGAATCATCATCGCCCGCCGCGGTTGACTCGGCTTCGTTCGCATCGTCGATATTGAATCAGGTCGTCCAGGTCCCTGTGGAACAGGAAAGCATCGAATCCGCATCGATTCACTCAGCGGCAAACCGATCCAGTTCGCGTCCGCTAACCGTGCTCGCGGATCAATTGACTCGCGGGGGGCAAGGAGAGGACGTTGTGGGGTACCGCGATTACCGCGGCGACGAGGTGGTCGGAGCGTGGCGTTGGCTTCCCGAATATGGCATGGGAGTCGCCGTGGAAATGAAACTCCGCGATGTCTATGGACCCTTGCTGACGCTCTCGCGGATCCATTGGACGTTGGCGATGTCATTGATCTTGGGGGCGGTATTGCTAGGCACGCTGCATCAATTTGGCCCCACGCTTTCGCGTTCGCTTGCCCAAACCGATTCCGTCCGCCAACTTGGCCAATACAAACTGGGACAGTTGATTGGCGAAGGGGCGATGGGATCGGTCTATCTCGGATCGCACCAATTGCTCAAACGCGAAGTCGCGATCAAGGTGCTCGAAAAAGAAGAGCTGACCTCGACGACCGCATCGCGTTTCGCTCGCGAAGTCCAATTGACCTCGCAGCTTCGTCACCCCAACACCATTGCCATTTTTGATTACGGACAAACCGACGACGGAACGTTTTATTACGTGATGGAATACGTCCATGGGATCACGTTGCAAGCGTTGATTGACCAATATGGCCGCCAGCCTGCTGGACGTGTGATTTCGCTGTTGATTCAAATGTGTGGATCGCTCGCCGAAGCCCACACGCGTGCGATTGTTCATCGCGATATCAAACCCGCCAACATCATTTTGACCGAGGTTTCAGGGGTCGGCGATCTGATCAAAGTGCTGGATTTTGGGTTGGTCAAGGAAATCACCCGAGACACGGTCGAATTGACCCAAGTTGACTCGATCACCGGCACACCGATGTACATGTCGCCCGAAGCGGTGCGAGACGCGTCGGCCGCCGATGCACAAAGTGATCTGTACTCGGTCGGCGCGGTCGGTTATGCGTTACTAGCCGGCGTGCCTCTGTTCGAAGGCGGGGCGTCGGTTGATATTTGTTTAAAGCAGTTGAACGAAGTCCCGCTGCGGCCCGCCGAGCGAATTGGCGTCCCGTTGGCCGACGATTTGCAAAATGTTTTGATGTCCTGTTTGCAAAAAGACGCTCATCAGCGCCCTATGTCGATGGACGAACTCGCTGATACACTCCGTGCTTGTGAAGATTATGGAGGCTGGACCCAAGTGGATTCGGTGCATTGGTGGAACCATCGATTCGACGGGGGTGATGATGCGGAAATTTCACACGCCACCGCAGCGTTTGGTTCCACGGCAACTTCGGACGCCGGTCGGACTTCGGACGCCACTGCAGTTTCAGGGCCAGCGACAACAGCACCCCCACGCGATTTCTCGGGATAA
- a CDS encoding anaerobic glycerol-3-phosphate dehydrogenase subunit C, protein MDSERQRIQDDLRGVVRGEVLCDDISCQLYASDASIYQMTPLGVVRPRTAADVIATVQYATEHDLSIHPRGSGSGVSGESLGNGLLLDFSCFMRRVTIDRDGATVTVQCGAILAEVNSALAAYGRTYGPDPATRSITTMGSVLSTNASGSHYLRSGSARDTIESMRVVMADGNLLTLAKHHPDEPTPQGRLARGIVEIEHQFHSLIAARRDSPNSRSGYRFDGVILSDGRVDLAKFMVGTQGTLGIIVDAVVRTEPVPTHRGVALLFFRRLDSAARCARRALMHGLVACDLMDRRLLQIARETDTRFADLLPREAEAMLLVEIQGESLGDLYDRLAIIRQECAKGPDAAFAAVDTVRPAERDLYWALSRRVIPRLYRFKGSDAPQPFTEDIAVPPDRLPAALIDIQDTLQRNHTTATVFAHAGHGQLHIRPFLNLAKPQDREKLNDLSNQIAEVVWKHGGEVSVEHAAGLSRSHLLPRQYGQLWQAMGQIKRLFDSVHRLNPGKLFGAVLQKPNENLRPLDKTIEVSRGNRTLIAAEKPVVEDTGIASKPLAQLEVLQIWPPGASVAQVTRDCNGCGRCRTHSRAERQCPMFRASHREEASPRAKANLLRGVLSGQLKVDNLAEDRAKEVADLCFNCHQCRVECPASVNIPKIVGELKAQYVATNGLPLSDLLLGRIDTIAALASQVPWLANLLIRGRFSRWLADRLFGLSAARELPLIASETFTRYAAKRRWTKLNPHGGLKVAYFVDHYANYHDPDIGRALAEILQHNGIGLYVPTGQVASGMARISAGDIKGARRVARRNLRVLAEAVRQGYTVIATEPAAVLCLKHEYPNLMDDQDAHLVAENSFEACQFLWNLHQESRLSLDLNPLPTEIAYHQPCHLRVLDPDAAGPKLINLIPKFDVQQIEAGCTGMAGTWGLQRKNYRNSLRVGWPLISAMRSAGNRTAATECSACKMQIEHGAGRKTLHPIKLFAYAYGRMPKLEKELGIKKVSDTSKSK, encoded by the coding sequence ATGGATAGCGAACGTCAACGAATTCAAGACGACTTGCGTGGTGTCGTGCGAGGCGAGGTCTTGTGCGATGACATTTCGTGTCAATTGTATGCCAGCGACGCAAGCATTTATCAGATGACCCCGCTTGGGGTGGTGCGGCCTCGCACCGCCGCCGACGTGATTGCCACCGTGCAATACGCGACCGAACACGATTTGTCGATTCATCCACGCGGCAGCGGCAGTGGCGTGTCGGGCGAATCGCTTGGCAATGGCTTGCTGTTGGATTTTTCCTGCTTCATGCGGCGGGTCACGATTGACCGCGATGGGGCGACAGTGACCGTCCAGTGCGGCGCGATTTTGGCTGAGGTCAATTCGGCGTTGGCGGCTTATGGACGCACCTATGGCCCCGATCCTGCAACTCGCAGTATCACCACGATGGGCAGTGTGTTGTCGACCAATGCATCAGGCAGCCACTATCTGCGGAGCGGATCGGCCCGCGATACAATCGAGTCGATGCGAGTGGTGATGGCCGATGGAAATCTGCTAACGCTGGCCAAGCATCATCCCGATGAACCGACGCCCCAAGGTCGATTGGCGCGAGGGATCGTCGAGATTGAGCATCAATTCCACTCGCTGATTGCGGCTCGCCGAGATTCGCCGAATTCACGCAGCGGATATCGTTTTGACGGTGTGATCCTAAGCGATGGTCGCGTCGATTTGGCGAAATTCATGGTGGGCACGCAAGGAACGCTGGGGATCATCGTCGATGCGGTCGTTCGCACTGAACCGGTTCCAACGCACCGTGGCGTTGCCTTGCTGTTCTTTCGCCGTTTGGATTCAGCCGCCCGTTGTGCCCGTCGCGCATTGATGCATGGATTGGTCGCCTGTGATTTGATGGATCGTCGGCTTTTGCAAATTGCTCGCGAAACCGATACGCGTTTTGCCGACCTGTTGCCGCGTGAAGCCGAGGCGATGTTGTTGGTGGAAATCCAAGGCGAATCGTTGGGGGATCTTTACGACCGATTGGCGATCATTCGGCAAGAATGTGCCAAGGGGCCGGATGCCGCGTTTGCTGCGGTCGACACGGTCCGGCCCGCCGAACGTGATTTGTATTGGGCGCTTTCGCGGCGGGTGATTCCGCGGTTGTATCGCTTCAAAGGCAGCGATGCACCCCAGCCATTTACCGAGGATATTGCCGTTCCGCCCGATCGTTTGCCTGCCGCGTTGATCGACATTCAAGACACGCTGCAGCGTAACCACACCACTGCGACCGTGTTCGCGCATGCCGGCCATGGGCAACTGCATATCCGCCCCTTTTTGAATCTGGCCAAACCGCAGGACCGCGAGAAACTAAACGATCTGTCCAACCAAATCGCCGAAGTGGTTTGGAAGCATGGCGGCGAGGTCAGTGTCGAACACGCCGCTGGGCTCAGCCGTTCGCATTTGCTGCCACGCCAATACGGCCAATTGTGGCAAGCGATGGGCCAGATCAAGCGATTGTTTGATTCAGTGCACCGGCTCAACCCCGGCAAACTGTTTGGCGCCGTATTGCAAAAGCCCAACGAGAACCTTCGCCCGCTCGACAAAACGATCGAGGTCAGCCGTGGAAACCGGACACTGATTGCAGCTGAGAAACCCGTTGTCGAAGACACGGGAATCGCATCGAAGCCGTTGGCTCAATTAGAAGTGCTGCAGATCTGGCCTCCGGGGGCATCGGTGGCGCAAGTGACACGCGACTGTAACGGCTGCGGGCGTTGCCGCACGCATTCACGCGCCGAACGCCAGTGCCCGATGTTTCGTGCCAGCCATCGTGAAGAAGCGTCACCGCGGGCGAAAGCGAATTTGCTACGTGGCGTACTGAGCGGGCAATTGAAGGTCGACAATTTGGCCGAAGATCGTGCCAAGGAAGTCGCCGACCTGTGTTTCAATTGCCACCAATGCCGTGTTGAATGCCCCGCGTCGGTCAATATTCCCAAAATTGTCGGCGAGCTCAAAGCACAATACGTGGCCACTAACGGATTGCCGCTTTCGGATTTGTTGCTTGGGCGAATCGATACGATCGCGGCGCTCGCATCGCAGGTCCCATGGCTTGCCAACCTACTGATTCGAGGCCGTTTCTCGCGCTGGCTGGCCGATCGTTTGTTTGGATTGTCCGCCGCTCGAGAGTTGCCGCTGATCGCAAGCGAAACCTTCACGCGATACGCCGCCAAACGTCGTTGGACGAAATTGAATCCGCATGGCGGTTTGAAAGTGGCCTACTTCGTCGACCATTACGCCAATTATCACGACCCCGATATCGGTCGCGCCCTCGCCGAGATTTTGCAGCACAATGGAATCGGGTTGTACGTTCCCACCGGCCAAGTCGCCAGCGGCATGGCTCGAATTTCAGCCGGCGACATCAAGGGAGCCCGGCGGGTTGCCCGTCGCAATCTGCGAGTGCTGGCCGAAGCGGTCCGGCAAGGCTATACGGTCATTGCCACCGAGCCCGCCGCGGTGTTGTGTTTGAAGCACGAGTATCCGAATTTGATGGACGATCAAGACGCGCACTTGGTCGCCGAAAACTCATTCGAAGCATGCCAGTTCCTGTGGAATTTACATCAAGAATCTCGGCTGTCGCTTGACCTAAATCCATTGCCCACGGAAATCGCCTACCACCAACCCTGTCATCTGCGTGTGCTCGATCCTGATGCCGCCGGTCCAAAGCTGATCAATTTGATCCCCAAGTTTGATGTCCAGCAGATCGAGGCTGGTTGTACCGGCATGGCAGGCACCTGGGGGCTGCAGCGCAAAAATTATCGGAATAGTTTGCGAGTCGGATGGCCTCTGATCTCGGCGATGCGTTCGGCGGGCAATCGCACCGCAGCGACTGAGTGTAGCGCCTGCAAGATGCAAATCGAACACGGCGCAGGCCGCAAGACGTTGCATCCGATCAAGTTGTTCGCGTACGCCTACGGCCGTATGCCCAAGCTCGAAAAAGAGCTCGGCATAAAAAAGGTGTCCGACACCTCGAAGTCGAAATAG
- the folE gene encoding GTP cyclohydrolase I FolE — protein MQNVDPRSYKEPSSNVPFLQSDSGANCNAASISPEPPLFHDRNAPSRDHVDLPRIEQAVRVILDAVGEDPDREGLLETPARVARMYAEMFAGLKSDPGRHLAKVFTEEYDEIVLVRDISFCSMCEHHLLPFTGRAHIAYLPSGKVVGLSKLARVVEEVARRPQVQERMTQTIADLVEQRLSATGVAVVCEATHSCMTMRGVRKPGSLCLTSAMRGAFRDDPKSRAEVLGLINREV, from the coding sequence ATGCAAAACGTGGATCCCCGTTCGTATAAAGAGCCCTCCAGCAACGTACCGTTCCTTCAAAGCGACAGTGGTGCGAACTGCAATGCGGCCAGCATTAGCCCCGAACCGCCGCTTTTTCACGATCGAAATGCGCCTTCTCGCGATCACGTCGATCTGCCGCGGATCGAGCAAGCGGTTCGTGTCATCTTGGATGCCGTTGGCGAAGATCCCGATCGGGAAGGACTGCTGGAAACCCCCGCTCGAGTGGCTCGCATGTACGCCGAGATGTTTGCGGGGCTGAAATCCGATCCCGGTCGCCATTTGGCCAAGGTGTTTACCGAAGAATATGACGAAATTGTGCTCGTTCGTGACATCAGTTTCTGCAGCATGTGCGAACATCACTTGTTGCCCTTTACCGGCCGCGCCCACATCGCCTACCTGCCCAGCGGCAAAGTGGTGGGGTTGAGCAAGCTTGCGCGTGTGGTCGAAGAGGTGGCTCGGCGACCGCAGGTTCAGGAGCGAATGACCCAAACGATTGCCGATCTAGTCGAACAACGATTGTCCGCAACCGGAGTCGCCGTGGTTTGCGAGGCCACGCATAGTTGCATGACGATGCGGGGGGTGCGTAAGCCAGGTAGCCTGTGTTTGACCAGTGCGATGCGAGGCGCGTTTCGTGACGACCCCAAATCGCGGGCCGAGGTTCTTGGGCTGATCAATCGCGAAGTTTAG
- a CDS encoding DUF4129 domain-containing protein, translated as MTSTKTLADYAAIAVAPLLIFLMINSLANYLMLVLYHGGYPERVSWTLFMYTMGVVSVARIAIQRDRSYAMGYLCILGAVTFLAMMRFVGSPVFSIFMLLLIAFLADRIVHDCTLIDDSVDASGQGLMDSGGHFVRRQIEANRAAVDSEPAATEAVSNTNTQTPQAKRSTHQPGRTVMYLALAALPLFGLGQFFLRSDPGTSSRALWLLAIYLFSSFSLLVTTSFLGLRRYLRQRGVDMPNDVSTGWITGGLAIIGLILFVAYLAPVPGQMLASFELPEIANPPDDLSASKYGHGDEAAAKKKEGAAVTESDPNASEKEVQQTASQKGAPPGSAAEGDNKKGDAGNQDGGKKPAAGGSDPGEQSGKQKGSGENNSGEKSSGEKDSGEKSSGEKGGNSQQREQSKPQGESGKQDQTQPSRDPASNQDGKQSESEKQPQSDSREKTGDDEPDKSAQSESEEQESAESETKSSETEQSKSEPSEPEQSQPDPAETPPPEPPSSSTSSLMKLISLLGSLLKFLIALALAIVVGVYVYRNRDAILQWFNGLWFWQPSSADQTEHELSQQVVTAPAKPFSSFRNPIGVEKDPRQIVIVTFQAFEAWAREQGTRRRPDETPSEFLKRIAPTLPQVSTSAVRIVDAYNRIVYGGEKPTQGDISAADQIWKQMNSRAPAPAAVR; from the coding sequence ATGACCTCAACCAAGACGTTGGCCGACTACGCAGCCATTGCCGTCGCGCCGTTGTTGATTTTTCTGATGATCAACAGCTTGGCCAACTACTTGATGTTGGTCTTGTATCACGGAGGTTATCCCGAGCGTGTATCGTGGACTCTGTTCATGTACACGATGGGAGTCGTCAGCGTGGCGCGGATCGCGATTCAGCGTGATCGCAGCTACGCGATGGGCTACCTCTGTATTTTGGGGGCGGTCACCTTTTTGGCGATGATGCGTTTTGTCGGGTCGCCGGTTTTCAGCATCTTCATGTTGCTGTTGATCGCATTCCTGGCGGATCGAATCGTTCACGATTGCACATTGATCGATGATTCGGTTGATGCCAGCGGACAAGGGCTGATGGATTCGGGTGGTCATTTTGTGCGTCGGCAAATCGAGGCAAATCGTGCGGCGGTGGACTCCGAGCCCGCGGCGACCGAGGCTGTCTCTAACACCAACACGCAAACGCCTCAAGCCAAGCGGTCAACTCATCAGCCTGGACGCACGGTCATGTACCTCGCCTTGGCCGCGTTGCCGCTGTTTGGGTTGGGGCAATTCTTTCTTCGCTCCGATCCGGGAACGTCGTCACGTGCGCTATGGTTGTTGGCGATTTATTTGTTCTCGAGCTTTTCGCTGTTGGTCACGACCAGCTTTCTCGGGCTGCGTCGCTACCTACGCCAACGCGGCGTCGATATGCCCAACGATGTTTCGACGGGATGGATCACAGGCGGTTTGGCAATCATCGGTTTGATTCTCTTCGTCGCATACCTTGCTCCGGTGCCAGGACAAATGCTCGCATCGTTTGAGTTGCCGGAAATCGCCAATCCGCCCGATGATCTTTCGGCAAGCAAGTACGGGCATGGCGACGAAGCTGCAGCGAAAAAGAAGGAAGGAGCCGCGGTCACGGAAAGTGATCCAAACGCGAGCGAAAAGGAAGTCCAGCAAACCGCCAGCCAAAAGGGGGCGCCGCCGGGGTCAGCCGCCGAGGGTGACAACAAGAAAGGCGACGCGGGGAACCAGGACGGTGGTAAGAAGCCGGCGGCCGGAGGCTCGGATCCTGGTGAGCAGAGTGGCAAACAAAAAGGCTCGGGCGAGAATAATTCGGGCGAAAAGAGCTCAGGCGAGAAAGATTCGGGTGAAAAGAGCTCCGGCGAAAAGGGTGGCAACAGCCAGCAGCGGGAACAATCAAAGCCACAAGGCGAGAGCGGGAAACAAGATCAAACGCAACCTTCGCGTGACCCGGCAAGCAACCAGGATGGCAAGCAGAGCGAGTCCGAGAAGCAGCCCCAAAGCGACTCGAGGGAAAAGACGGGAGATGACGAGCCCGATAAGTCTGCGCAGTCCGAGTCAGAGGAACAAGAGTCCGCCGAATCCGAAACCAAGTCGTCTGAAACGGAGCAGTCAAAATCGGAACCGTCAGAGCCGGAACAGTCTCAACCAGATCCGGCCGAGACGCCTCCACCCGAACCGCCATCGAGCTCCACTTCCTCGCTGATGAAACTGATCTCGCTGCTGGGATCGTTGCTGAAGTTTCTGATTGCGTTGGCGCTGGCGATCGTCGTGGGCGTTTATGTTTATCGCAATCGCGATGCGATCTTGCAGTGGTTCAATGGGCTTTGGTTTTGGCAACCAAGTTCTGCCGACCAGACGGAGCATGAATTGTCGCAGCAGGTAGTCACCGCGCCCGCCAAACCGTTTTCGTCGTTTCGCAATCCGATCGGGGTCGAAAAGGATCCTCGCCAAATCGTGATCGTGACGTTCCAGGCGTTTGAGGCTTGGGCACGCGAGCAGGGGACGCGTCGCCGCCCCGACGAAACACCCAGCGAGTTTTTAAAGCGGATTGCCCCGACGCTGCCTCAGGTTTCCACGTCGGCAGTCCGCATTGTCGATGCGTATAACCGAATCGTTTACGGTGGTGAAAAGCCGACTCAGGGCGACATTTCTGCGGCGGACCAGATTTGGAAACAGATGAATTCCCGAGCCCCCGCTCCAGCCGCGGTCCGCTGA